A genomic segment from Conger conger chromosome 2, fConCon1.1, whole genome shotgun sequence encodes:
- the LOC133122527 gene encoding protein O-GlcNAcase-like isoform X2, translating to MEAARREQAERSGTTGSRTFISGVVEGFYGRPWTMDQRKELFRKEQKWGLNTYLYAPKDDYKHRMFWREMYSPEEAEQLRTLIAAAKEHGVDFIYAISPGLDMTFTNPREVGTLKRKLDQVSGFGCRSFALLFDDIDAEMCAADRKVFSSCAHAQVSLTNEIFQHLGAPKTFLICPTDYCGAFCSPNVRESPYLRTIGNNLLPDIDVLWTGPKVVSNTIPVESIEEVSKVLKRAPVIWDNIHANDYDQKMIFLGPYKGRSTDLIPRLRGVLTNPNCEYEPNFVAIHTLATWCKSHKNGIRKDVVMEGGSGREPGKEEAQEEELYSPRQALRLALTEWLEEFGEPCQYGKGAQEEPMDTDKMGNSEGGVAAMQTDEEAGPYRPGPEEQPLYTAEPLTLGDLALMADLFYLPYEHGPQAVAMLKELHWLRSNSGVLGQGPKDQEVVEWRSRAKMFEEMYEAVSKMYTRVCNSANRNLVYDLYPYILEIKSITSVAKEFVNWLGSQTKSPAQFLGGDQEPFSFKGGITGEFQRMVPNDGAHDLFPRPVPAPRTYSVRPYLPMDEAAVNKMIRDLHNEGAASPATPGHSYSMGDRLGGPHSSPLWCTVSPQRLTEGALGFNPDHGFILEDGEGICGYALGAAHAKKVLEKDKTSRTPTTQMKHGKSDAEKGVTEGMMRNLPEAFLARFPSLIKAQIHTMVIDPSGAKRMMGCLLSSLKSSGSQGAFCAVKQSDTRMLDLYRALGRFEEVKVEGVQNDVIIMGRSL from the exons ATGGAGGCAGCGCGGCGTGAGCAGGCGGAGCGCAGCGGCACAACCGGGAGTCGGACGTTTATCAGCGGAGTGGTTGAGG GTTTCTATGGGCGACCTTGGACTATGGATCAAAGAAAAGAGCTTTTCCGGAA GGAACAGAAATGGGGATTGAACACATACTTATATGCTCCAAAAGATGATTACAAGCACAGAATGTTTTGGAGGGAGATGTATTCACCAGAAGAAGCAG AGCAACTTCGGACCCTCATTGCTGCTGCAAAGGAGCATGGTGTGGATTTCATTTACGCCATCTCCCCTGGGCTAGACATGACCTTCACCAACCCCAGAGAGGTTGGCACACTGAAGAGGAAGCTGGATCAG GTGTCTGGCTTTGGGTGCAGGTCGTTCGCCCTGCTGTTTGACGACATTGATGCCGAAATGTGCGcggcagacaggaaggtgtTCAGCTCCTGCGCTCACGCCCAAGTTTCTCTCACTAATGAAATCTTTCAGCACCTCGGGGCACCCAAGACATTTCTGATCTGCCCTACAG ATTACTGTGGGGCATTTTGCTCTCCCAATGTTCGGGAGTCACCTTACTTGCGAACCATTGGTAACAATCTCCTTCCGGACATTGATGTGCTTTGGACAG GGCCCAAAGTTGTGTCAAACACTATTCCTGTCGAGTCCATCGAGGAGGTGTCTAAAGTTCTGAAAAGGGCACCGGTTATTTGGGACAACATCCACGCCAATGACTATGACCAGAAGATGATCTTCCTGGGCCCCTACAAGGGCAGGTCTACAGACCTCATCCCCAGACTGAGGGGGGTCCTGACCAACCCAAACTGCGAGTATGAACCCAACTTCGTCGCCATCCATACCCTTGCCACTTGGTGCAAGTCGCACAAAAACGGCATACGGAAAGATGTTGTCATGG AGGGCGGCAGTGGCAGGGAGCCGGGGAAGGAGGAGgcgcaggaggaggagctgtACAGCCCGCGGCAGGCCCTGCGGCTCGCTCTCACAGAGTGGctggaggagtttggggagcCCTGCCAGTACG GCAAGGGGGCGCAAGAGGAGCCCATGGACACGGATAAAATGGGCAACAGCGAGGGCGGCGTGGCTGCCATGCAGACGGACGAGGAGGCAGGCCCCTACAGGCCGGGGCCCGAGGAGCAGCCCCTATACACGGCCGAGCCCCTGACCCTGGGGGACTTGGCTCTGATGGCCGACCTCTTCTACCTGCCCTACGAGCACGGCCCTCAGGCAGTGGCCATGCTGAAGGAGCTTCACTGGCTCAGGTCCAACAGCGGCGTCCTGGGTCAGGGACCCAAGGACCAGGAG GTTGTGGAGTGGCGGTCCAGGGCCAAAATGTTTGAGGAAATGTACGAGGCAGTCAGCAAGATGTACACCAGAGTCTGCAACTCGGCCAACAGGAACCTGGTTTATGACCTGTACCCCTATATCTTGGAAATAAAGAGCATCACATCCGTGGCCAAAGAGTTTGTGAACTGGTTAG GCTCTCAGACCAAGTCGCCCGCACAGTTCTTAGGCGGAGACCAAGAGCCCTTTTCCTTCAAAGGTGGTATAACGGGGGAGTTCCAG CGGATGGTGCCAAACGATGGGGCTCATGACCTTTTTCCCCGGCCAGTCCCAGCCCCCAGAACGTACTCCGTGAGGCCCTACTTACCCATGGACGAG GCTGCAGTGAATAAGATGATCAGAGACCTGCACAATGAGGGGGCGGCCAGCCCTGCCACCCCAGGACACTCATACTCAATGGGAgacag ACTCGGGGGTCCCCATAGTAGCCCACTGTGGTGCACCGTTTCTCCCCAAAGGCTGACAGAGGGAGCGCTTGGCTTCAACCCCGACCACGGCTTCATCCTGGAGGACGGAGAGGGCATCTGCGGCTATGCCCTGGGAGCCGCTCATGCCAAAAAAGTCCTGGAAAAGGACAAGACGAGCCGGACCCCGACAACCCAGATGAAACATGGGAAGTCTGATGCTGAGAAGGGTGTGACTGAG GGAATGATGAGGAACCTTCCAGAAGCATTCCTTGCACGTTTCCCCAGCCTGATCAAAGCACAAATCCACACCATGGTCATAGATCCCAGCGGGGCAAAGAGAATGATGGGATGCCTACTCTCTTCACTGAAATCCAGTG GCTCACAAGGTGCTTTCTGTGCAGTGAAGCAGAGCGATACAAGAATGCTGGACCTATACAGAGCACTGGGCCGCTTTGAAGAGGTTAAAGTCGAAGGAGTCCAAAATGATGTGATCATAATGGGAAGGAGCCTGTGA
- the LOC133122527 gene encoding protein O-GlcNAcase-like isoform X3, with protein sequence MEAARREQAERSGTTGSRTFISGVVEGFYGRPWTMDQRKELFRKEQKWGLNTYLYAPKDDYKHRMFWREMYSPEEAEQLRTLIAAAKEHGVDFIYAISPGLDMTFTNPREVGTLKRKLDQVSGFGCRSFALLFDDIDAEMCAADRKVFSSCAHAQVSLTNEIFQHLGAPKTFLICPTDYCGAFCSPNVRESPYLRTIGNNLLPDIDVLWTGPKVVSNTIPVESIEEVSKVLKRAPVIWDNIHANDYDQKMIFLGPYKGRSTDLIPRLRGVLTNPNCEYEPNFVAIHTLATWCKSHKNGIRKDVVMAEGGSGREPGKEEAQEEELYSPRQALRLALTEWLEEFGEPCQYGKGAQEEPMDTDKMGNSEGGVAAMQTDEEAGPYRPGPEEQPLYTAEPLTLGDLALMADLFYLPYEHGPQAVAMLKELHWLRSNSGVLGQGPKDQEVVEWRSRAKMFEEMYEAVSKMYTRVCNSANRNLVYDLYPYILEIKSITSVAKEFVNWLGSQTKSPAQFLGGDQEPFSFKGGITGEFQRMVPNDGAHDLFPRPVPAPRTYSVRPYLPMDEAAVNKMIRDLHNEGAASPATPGHSYSMGDRLTEGALGFNPDHGFILEDGEGICGYALGAAHAKKVLEKDKTSRTPTTQMKHGKSDAEKGVTEGMMRNLPEAFLARFPSLIKAQIHTMVIDPSGAKRMMGCLLSSLKSSGSQGAFCAVKQSDTRMLDLYRALGRFEEVKVEGVQNDVIIMGRSL encoded by the exons ATGGAGGCAGCGCGGCGTGAGCAGGCGGAGCGCAGCGGCACAACCGGGAGTCGGACGTTTATCAGCGGAGTGGTTGAGG GTTTCTATGGGCGACCTTGGACTATGGATCAAAGAAAAGAGCTTTTCCGGAA GGAACAGAAATGGGGATTGAACACATACTTATATGCTCCAAAAGATGATTACAAGCACAGAATGTTTTGGAGGGAGATGTATTCACCAGAAGAAGCAG AGCAACTTCGGACCCTCATTGCTGCTGCAAAGGAGCATGGTGTGGATTTCATTTACGCCATCTCCCCTGGGCTAGACATGACCTTCACCAACCCCAGAGAGGTTGGCACACTGAAGAGGAAGCTGGATCAG GTGTCTGGCTTTGGGTGCAGGTCGTTCGCCCTGCTGTTTGACGACATTGATGCCGAAATGTGCGcggcagacaggaaggtgtTCAGCTCCTGCGCTCACGCCCAAGTTTCTCTCACTAATGAAATCTTTCAGCACCTCGGGGCACCCAAGACATTTCTGATCTGCCCTACAG ATTACTGTGGGGCATTTTGCTCTCCCAATGTTCGGGAGTCACCTTACTTGCGAACCATTGGTAACAATCTCCTTCCGGACATTGATGTGCTTTGGACAG GGCCCAAAGTTGTGTCAAACACTATTCCTGTCGAGTCCATCGAGGAGGTGTCTAAAGTTCTGAAAAGGGCACCGGTTATTTGGGACAACATCCACGCCAATGACTATGACCAGAAGATGATCTTCCTGGGCCCCTACAAGGGCAGGTCTACAGACCTCATCCCCAGACTGAGGGGGGTCCTGACCAACCCAAACTGCGAGTATGAACCCAACTTCGTCGCCATCCATACCCTTGCCACTTGGTGCAAGTCGCACAAAAACGGCATACGGAAAGATGTTGTCATGG CAGAGGGCGGCAGTGGCAGGGAGCCGGGGAAGGAGGAGgcgcaggaggaggagctgtACAGCCCGCGGCAGGCCCTGCGGCTCGCTCTCACAGAGTGGctggaggagtttggggagcCCTGCCAGTACG GCAAGGGGGCGCAAGAGGAGCCCATGGACACGGATAAAATGGGCAACAGCGAGGGCGGCGTGGCTGCCATGCAGACGGACGAGGAGGCAGGCCCCTACAGGCCGGGGCCCGAGGAGCAGCCCCTATACACGGCCGAGCCCCTGACCCTGGGGGACTTGGCTCTGATGGCCGACCTCTTCTACCTGCCCTACGAGCACGGCCCTCAGGCAGTGGCCATGCTGAAGGAGCTTCACTGGCTCAGGTCCAACAGCGGCGTCCTGGGTCAGGGACCCAAGGACCAGGAG GTTGTGGAGTGGCGGTCCAGGGCCAAAATGTTTGAGGAAATGTACGAGGCAGTCAGCAAGATGTACACCAGAGTCTGCAACTCGGCCAACAGGAACCTGGTTTATGACCTGTACCCCTATATCTTGGAAATAAAGAGCATCACATCCGTGGCCAAAGAGTTTGTGAACTGGTTAG GCTCTCAGACCAAGTCGCCCGCACAGTTCTTAGGCGGAGACCAAGAGCCCTTTTCCTTCAAAGGTGGTATAACGGGGGAGTTCCAG CGGATGGTGCCAAACGATGGGGCTCATGACCTTTTTCCCCGGCCAGTCCCAGCCCCCAGAACGTACTCCGTGAGGCCCTACTTACCCATGGACGAG GCTGCAGTGAATAAGATGATCAGAGACCTGCACAATGAGGGGGCGGCCAGCCCTGCCACCCCAGGACACTCATACTCAATGGGAgacag GCTGACAGAGGGAGCGCTTGGCTTCAACCCCGACCACGGCTTCATCCTGGAGGACGGAGAGGGCATCTGCGGCTATGCCCTGGGAGCCGCTCATGCCAAAAAAGTCCTGGAAAAGGACAAGACGAGCCGGACCCCGACAACCCAGATGAAACATGGGAAGTCTGATGCTGAGAAGGGTGTGACTGAG GGAATGATGAGGAACCTTCCAGAAGCATTCCTTGCACGTTTCCCCAGCCTGATCAAAGCACAAATCCACACCATGGTCATAGATCCCAGCGGGGCAAAGAGAATGATGGGATGCCTACTCTCTTCACTGAAATCCAGTG GCTCACAAGGTGCTTTCTGTGCAGTGAAGCAGAGCGATACAAGAATGCTGGACCTATACAGAGCACTGGGCCGCTTTGAAGAGGTTAAAGTCGAAGGAGTCCAAAATGATGTGATCATAATGGGAAGGAGCCTGTGA
- the LOC133122527 gene encoding protein O-GlcNAcase-like isoform X1 — protein sequence MEAARREQAERSGTTGSRTFISGVVEGFYGRPWTMDQRKELFRKEQKWGLNTYLYAPKDDYKHRMFWREMYSPEEAEQLRTLIAAAKEHGVDFIYAISPGLDMTFTNPREVGTLKRKLDQVSGFGCRSFALLFDDIDAEMCAADRKVFSSCAHAQVSLTNEIFQHLGAPKTFLICPTDYCGAFCSPNVRESPYLRTIGNNLLPDIDVLWTGPKVVSNTIPVESIEEVSKVLKRAPVIWDNIHANDYDQKMIFLGPYKGRSTDLIPRLRGVLTNPNCEYEPNFVAIHTLATWCKSHKNGIRKDVVMAEGGSGREPGKEEAQEEELYSPRQALRLALTEWLEEFGEPCQYGKGAQEEPMDTDKMGNSEGGVAAMQTDEEAGPYRPGPEEQPLYTAEPLTLGDLALMADLFYLPYEHGPQAVAMLKELHWLRSNSGVLGQGPKDQEVVEWRSRAKMFEEMYEAVSKMYTRVCNSANRNLVYDLYPYILEIKSITSVAKEFVNWLGSQTKSPAQFLGGDQEPFSFKGGITGEFQRMVPNDGAHDLFPRPVPAPRTYSVRPYLPMDEAAVNKMIRDLHNEGAASPATPGHSYSMGDRLGGPHSSPLWCTVSPQRLTEGALGFNPDHGFILEDGEGICGYALGAAHAKKVLEKDKTSRTPTTQMKHGKSDAEKGVTEGMMRNLPEAFLARFPSLIKAQIHTMVIDPSGAKRMMGCLLSSLKSSGSQGAFCAVKQSDTRMLDLYRALGRFEEVKVEGVQNDVIIMGRSL from the exons ATGGAGGCAGCGCGGCGTGAGCAGGCGGAGCGCAGCGGCACAACCGGGAGTCGGACGTTTATCAGCGGAGTGGTTGAGG GTTTCTATGGGCGACCTTGGACTATGGATCAAAGAAAAGAGCTTTTCCGGAA GGAACAGAAATGGGGATTGAACACATACTTATATGCTCCAAAAGATGATTACAAGCACAGAATGTTTTGGAGGGAGATGTATTCACCAGAAGAAGCAG AGCAACTTCGGACCCTCATTGCTGCTGCAAAGGAGCATGGTGTGGATTTCATTTACGCCATCTCCCCTGGGCTAGACATGACCTTCACCAACCCCAGAGAGGTTGGCACACTGAAGAGGAAGCTGGATCAG GTGTCTGGCTTTGGGTGCAGGTCGTTCGCCCTGCTGTTTGACGACATTGATGCCGAAATGTGCGcggcagacaggaaggtgtTCAGCTCCTGCGCTCACGCCCAAGTTTCTCTCACTAATGAAATCTTTCAGCACCTCGGGGCACCCAAGACATTTCTGATCTGCCCTACAG ATTACTGTGGGGCATTTTGCTCTCCCAATGTTCGGGAGTCACCTTACTTGCGAACCATTGGTAACAATCTCCTTCCGGACATTGATGTGCTTTGGACAG GGCCCAAAGTTGTGTCAAACACTATTCCTGTCGAGTCCATCGAGGAGGTGTCTAAAGTTCTGAAAAGGGCACCGGTTATTTGGGACAACATCCACGCCAATGACTATGACCAGAAGATGATCTTCCTGGGCCCCTACAAGGGCAGGTCTACAGACCTCATCCCCAGACTGAGGGGGGTCCTGACCAACCCAAACTGCGAGTATGAACCCAACTTCGTCGCCATCCATACCCTTGCCACTTGGTGCAAGTCGCACAAAAACGGCATACGGAAAGATGTTGTCATGG CAGAGGGCGGCAGTGGCAGGGAGCCGGGGAAGGAGGAGgcgcaggaggaggagctgtACAGCCCGCGGCAGGCCCTGCGGCTCGCTCTCACAGAGTGGctggaggagtttggggagcCCTGCCAGTACG GCAAGGGGGCGCAAGAGGAGCCCATGGACACGGATAAAATGGGCAACAGCGAGGGCGGCGTGGCTGCCATGCAGACGGACGAGGAGGCAGGCCCCTACAGGCCGGGGCCCGAGGAGCAGCCCCTATACACGGCCGAGCCCCTGACCCTGGGGGACTTGGCTCTGATGGCCGACCTCTTCTACCTGCCCTACGAGCACGGCCCTCAGGCAGTGGCCATGCTGAAGGAGCTTCACTGGCTCAGGTCCAACAGCGGCGTCCTGGGTCAGGGACCCAAGGACCAGGAG GTTGTGGAGTGGCGGTCCAGGGCCAAAATGTTTGAGGAAATGTACGAGGCAGTCAGCAAGATGTACACCAGAGTCTGCAACTCGGCCAACAGGAACCTGGTTTATGACCTGTACCCCTATATCTTGGAAATAAAGAGCATCACATCCGTGGCCAAAGAGTTTGTGAACTGGTTAG GCTCTCAGACCAAGTCGCCCGCACAGTTCTTAGGCGGAGACCAAGAGCCCTTTTCCTTCAAAGGTGGTATAACGGGGGAGTTCCAG CGGATGGTGCCAAACGATGGGGCTCATGACCTTTTTCCCCGGCCAGTCCCAGCCCCCAGAACGTACTCCGTGAGGCCCTACTTACCCATGGACGAG GCTGCAGTGAATAAGATGATCAGAGACCTGCACAATGAGGGGGCGGCCAGCCCTGCCACCCCAGGACACTCATACTCAATGGGAgacag ACTCGGGGGTCCCCATAGTAGCCCACTGTGGTGCACCGTTTCTCCCCAAAGGCTGACAGAGGGAGCGCTTGGCTTCAACCCCGACCACGGCTTCATCCTGGAGGACGGAGAGGGCATCTGCGGCTATGCCCTGGGAGCCGCTCATGCCAAAAAAGTCCTGGAAAAGGACAAGACGAGCCGGACCCCGACAACCCAGATGAAACATGGGAAGTCTGATGCTGAGAAGGGTGTGACTGAG GGAATGATGAGGAACCTTCCAGAAGCATTCCTTGCACGTTTCCCCAGCCTGATCAAAGCACAAATCCACACCATGGTCATAGATCCCAGCGGGGCAAAGAGAATGATGGGATGCCTACTCTCTTCACTGAAATCCAGTG GCTCACAAGGTGCTTTCTGTGCAGTGAAGCAGAGCGATACAAGAATGCTGGACCTATACAGAGCACTGGGCCGCTTTGAAGAGGTTAAAGTCGAAGGAGTCCAAAATGATGTGATCATAATGGGAAGGAGCCTGTGA
- the npm3 gene encoding nucleoplasmin-3, translating to MSFMEDESSESGRAGRTRMESYFFSCELSSQVPFYTFQGDEDEDVEHYLDIRTVCLGTGAKEESNVVEVTALNHRGKKVSVPVANLHVSCLPMVSMGEFEVKAPVTFRLKSGTGPVCVSGFHLVAFEDDTDSEVSEDLEEIDDDIIPIKPAKKKQKL from the exons ATGTCGTTCATGGAGGATGAATCGTCAGAGAGTGGGAGGGCAGGTCGAACAAGAATGGAAAGCTATTTTTTCA GCTGCGAGTTGTCCTCGCAAGTCCCGTTCTACACCTTTCAAGGAGACGAAGATGAAGATGTAGAACATTATTTGGATATCCGGACG GTCTGTCTGGGAACTGGCGCTAAGGAAGAGAGCAATGTTGTGGAGGTGACAGCCCTGAATCACCGGGGGAAGAAGGTTTCTGTACCGGTGGCCAACCTTCACGTTTCCTGCCTGCCCATG GTGAGCATGGGAGAGTTTGAGGTGAAGGCCCCTGTGACTTTCAGGCTCAAGTCTGGAACGGGACCCGTCTGTGTGAGCGGATTTCATCTTGTCG CCTTTGAGGATGATACAGACTCTGAGGTATCGGAGGATTTGGAAGAGATTGATGATGACATCATCCCCATCAAGCCAGCAAAGAAGAAGCAGAAACTCTGA